The Rhododendron vialii isolate Sample 1 chromosome 5a, ASM3025357v1 genome contains a region encoding:
- the LOC131325671 gene encoding probable E3 ubiquitin-protein ligase ARI2 isoform X10 → MEDNTSNEDDYYLSDRESFDGLDSFEPDLHCGPSKRPSCKVITKESLLVAQREDLCRVMDLLSLREHHARTLLIYYRWNAENLFAVFVEKGKDCLFAEAGLSVVENHDLDSQPPPTVLCNICMEDVPGIEVTKMDCGHSFCNECWTGHFVVKINEGQSKRIQCMAHKCNAICNEAIVRNLVSKMHPHLAEKFDRFLLESYIEDNKMVKWCPSTPHCGNAIRVEEDEFCEVQCSCGLQFCFSCLAVAHSPCSCSMWELWTKKCRDESATVKWITVHTKPCPKCHKAVEKNGGCNLVRCICGQRFCWLCGGATGRDHTYTHITGHSCGRYEGDEKKTEFGKRYLYRYMHYHSRYKAHIDSFKRECKLKGTLKKKVVNLGKMDSQIRDFRWVKNGLYRLSISRRVLTYSYAFAYIMFGDELFKDEMTKEEREIKQRLFEDQQQQLEANVEKLSNFLEVPFDQFTEDKVMEIRMQVINLSVITDNRCKKMYECIENDLLGSLQFGIHNIAPYHSKGIEKATELSVCWNPNVTNTHEHQSSDYHAKVATESDRPSRSGSSGESDCSSLKRARKGRLAVAL, encoded by the exons ATGGAGGATAATACGAGCAATGAAGACGATTATTACCTCTCCGATCGAGAATCCTTCGACGGGCTCGATAGCTTTGAGCCTGATCTCCATTGTGGCCCTTCTAAGCGTCCTTCCTGCAAG GTAATAACAAAAGAGTCTCTTTTGGTTGCACAG AGGGAAGATTTGTGTAGAGTGATGGACCTGCTATCTCTAAGGGAACACCACGCACGGACTTTACTCATCTATTACCGCTGGAATGCTGAGAATTTGTTTGCGGTGTTTGTGGAAAAGGGGAAAGATTGCTTGTTTGCTGAAGCAGGTCTGTCTGTGGTTGAAAATCATGATCTTGATTCACAGCCTCCTCCTACTGTACTGTGCAATATCTGCATGGAGGATGTACCTGGTATTGAGGTGACAAAAATGGACTGTGGCCACAGCTTTTGCAACGAGT gTTGGACTGGCCATTTTGTTGTGAAGATAAATGAGGGTCAGAGTAAGCGTATTCAGTGCATGGCACACAAATGCAATGCTATTTGTAATGAAGCTATTGTCAGAAATCTTGTCAGCAAAATGCATCCTCATTTAGCTGAAAAGTTCGATCGTTTTCTTCTTGAGTCCTATATTGAGGATAATAAAATGGTTAAGTGGTGCCCAAGTACTCCTCATTGTGGGAATGCAATACGTGTTGAAGAGGATGAATTTTGTGAGGTTCAATGTTCATGTGGTTTGCAGTTCTGTTTCAGCTGTTTAGCTGTAGCACACTCTCCGTGTTCATGTTCAATGTGGGAGCTATGGACCAAGAAGTGTCGTGATGAATCAGCAACAGTAAAATGGATTACAGTTCATACAAAGCCTTGTCCGAAGTGTCACAAAGCTGTGGAGAAGAATGGTGGCTGCAACCTTGTGCGGTGCATATGTGGGCAAAGATTTTG TTGGCTTTGCGGTGGGGCCACTGGCCGCGATCATACTTATACGCATATCACCGGTCACAGTTGCGGTCGCTATGAAGGAGACGAGAAGAAGACTGAGTTTGGAAAGCGTTACCTCTATCGTTACATGCATTATCATAGTCGCTACAAAGCTCACATAGATTCCTTTAAACGCGAATGTAAGCTAAAGGGTACCCTAAAAAAGAAGGTGGTTAACTTGGGAAAGATGGATTCGCAAATTAGAGATTTCCGTTGGGTTAAAAATGGTCTTTACAGGCTATCTATTTCAAGAAGGGTGCTTACTTATTCGTATGCATTCGCGTATATTATGTTTGGTGATGAGTTGTTCAAGGATGAGATGACAAAGGAAGAGAGGGAAATAAAGCAACGTTTATTCGAGGACCAGCAGCAGCAACTTGAGGCAAATGTTGAGAAGCTATCCAATTTTTTAGAAGTACCATTTGATCAGTTTACTGAGGATAAGGTTATGGAGATAAGGATGCAAGTCATTAATCTCTCGGTGATTACTGATAACCGTTGCAAGAAAAT GTATGAATGCATTGAGAATGATCTATTGGGTTCGCTCCAGTTTGGTATTCACAACATAGCTCCATACCATTCAAAAGGGATTGAAAAGGCTACCGAACTTTCTGTCTGCTGGAACCCTAATGTCACTAACACACACGAACACCAATCTTCAGATTATCACGCAAAAG